The proteins below are encoded in one region of Paracoccus sp. N5:
- the dld gene encoding D-lactate dehydrogenase encodes MTAPVPTARAALLEQLRQIVGPAHVLTAPRATRRFTRGFRYGGGPVACVVRPGSLIEMWRVLNAAVAAGRAVILQAANTGLTGGSTPWGDDYDREIVLISVMRLKGIHLIDGGAQVLCLPGATLDALEKRLRPLGREPHSVIGSSCIGASVLGGICNNSGGALVQRGPAYTELTLYAEVRADGSVALVNHLGLDLGDTPEQILARVESGELPLPSPTEAWASDRDYADHVRDIAAPTPARFNADPRRLRESAGCAGKLAVFAVRLDTFAAETDSAVFYIGSNDPDELTALRRHMLAHFANLPIAGEYIHRDAYDIAAKYGKDTFLFIRHAGPDRMPALFAAKARIDALTERLGLGSTLSDRLAQGIAALMPQHLPARMNGFRDRYEHHLLLRMGGAGIAEARAHLGAVFPSASGAMFECTPEEGRAAFLHRFAVAGAAVRYRAIHAREVEDIVALDIALPRNSRDWLERLPPELDAKLARKLYYGHFFCHVFHQDYAVKKGEDCLAVEHAMWRLLDARGAEYPAEHNVGHLYQAKPALAEFYRRLDPTNSLNPGLGQTAKCAHWHMPEG; translated from the coding sequence ATGACCGCACCCGTCCCCACCGCGCGCGCCGCCCTCCTGGAGCAGCTGCGCCAGATCGTCGGGCCGGCGCATGTGCTGACCGCGCCACGCGCCACGCGCCGCTTCACCCGCGGCTTTCGCTATGGCGGCGGGCCGGTCGCCTGCGTGGTGCGCCCGGGCTCGCTCATCGAGATGTGGCGCGTGCTCAATGCCGCCGTCGCCGCCGGCCGGGCGGTGATCCTGCAGGCCGCGAATACCGGGCTGACCGGCGGCTCGACCCCCTGGGGCGATGACTACGACCGCGAGATCGTGCTGATCTCGGTCATGCGGCTGAAGGGCATCCACCTGATCGACGGCGGCGCGCAGGTGCTGTGCCTGCCCGGCGCCACGCTGGACGCGCTGGAAAAGCGCCTGCGCCCGCTGGGACGCGAGCCGCATTCGGTCATCGGCTCCAGCTGCATCGGCGCCTCGGTTCTGGGCGGCATCTGCAACAATTCCGGCGGCGCCCTGGTCCAGCGCGGCCCGGCCTATACCGAGCTGACGCTTTATGCCGAGGTGCGCGCCGACGGTTCCGTCGCGCTGGTCAACCACCTGGGCCTCGACCTGGGCGATACGCCGGAACAGATCCTCGCCCGCGTCGAATCGGGCGAACTGCCCCTGCCCTCGCCGACCGAGGCCTGGGCCTCGGACCGCGACTATGCCGACCATGTCCGCGACATCGCGGCCCCGACCCCGGCCCGCTTCAATGCCGATCCGCGCCGGCTGCGCGAAAGCGCCGGCTGCGCCGGCAAGCTCGCGGTCTTTGCCGTGCGGCTGGATACATTCGCGGCCGAGACGGACAGCGCCGTCTTCTATATCGGCAGCAACGACCCGGACGAGCTGACCGCGCTGCGCCGTCACATGCTGGCGCATTTCGCCAACCTGCCGATCGCCGGCGAATACATCCACCGCGATGCCTATGATATCGCGGCGAAATACGGCAAGGACACCTTCCTGTTCATCCGCCACGCCGGCCCCGACCGCATGCCCGCGCTTTTCGCCGCCAAGGCGCGGATCGACGCGCTGACCGAGCGGCTGGGCCTGGGCAGCACGCTGTCGGACCGGCTGGCGCAGGGCATCGCCGCGCTGATGCCGCAGCACCTGCCGGCGCGGATGAACGGCTTTCGCGACCGTTACGAGCATCACCTGCTGTTGCGCATGGGCGGGGCCGGCATCGCCGAGGCGCGCGCCCATCTTGGCGCGGTCTTCCCCTCGGCCAGCGGCGCCATGTTCGAATGCACGCCCGAGGAGGGCCGGGCCGCCTTCCTGCACCGTTTCGCCGTGGCCGGCGCCGCGGTGCGCTATCGCGCCATCCATGCCCGCGAGGTCGAGGACATCGTGGCGCTGGACATCGCCCTGCCCCGCAACAGCCGCGACTGGTTGGAACGGCTGCCGCCCGAACTGGACGCGAAACTCGCCAGGAAGCTCTATTACGGGCATTTCTTCTGCCATGTCTTCCACCAGGATTACGCGGTGAAGAAGGGCGAGGACTGCCTGGCGGTCGAGCACGCCATGTGGCGCCTGCTGGACGCGCGCGGCGCCGAGTATCCGGCCGAGCACAATGTCGGCCATCTCTATCAGGCCAAGCCCGCGCTCGCGGAGTTCTATCGCCGGCTCGACCCGACGAACAGCCTGAACCCGGGCCTGGGCCAGACCGCGAAATGCGCGCATTGGCATATGCCGGAAGGCTGA
- a CDS encoding pirin family protein, which translates to MSWNPALEPGCPDAIGIDQIETLIVPRSRDLGGFEVRRALPAPRRQMVGPFIFFDQAGPAEFLTGQGVDIRPHPHIGLGTVTYLYRGDFHHRDSIGSDQVILPGAVNWMVAGKGVSHSERTSTQGRAGPHSLFGIQTWIALPEDREDMDPTFEHHGKDTLPRIEAEGVEARLILGHAYGERAPVTLYSDTFYLDVVLQPGARFPLPDDHEDRGLYITQGSVGIAGQEFEAGRMMVFRPGDRITVAAGPRGARLMALGGATMNGPRYIWWNFVASSRERIEHAKAEWRAADWGQGLFDLPPTDRDEFIPLPDR; encoded by the coding sequence ATGAGCTGGAACCCCGCGCTTGAGCCAGGTTGCCCCGATGCGATCGGCATCGACCAGATCGAGACCCTGATCGTGCCACGCTCGCGCGATCTGGGCGGTTTCGAGGTGCGCCGGGCGCTGCCCGCGCCGCGCCGCCAGATGGTCGGGCCGTTCATCTTTTTCGACCAGGCCGGGCCGGCCGAGTTCCTGACCGGGCAGGGCGTCGACATCCGCCCGCATCCGCATATCGGCCTGGGCACCGTCACCTATCTGTATCGCGGCGATTTCCACCACCGCGACAGCATCGGCAGCGACCAGGTCATCCTGCCCGGGGCGGTGAACTGGATGGTGGCCGGCAAGGGCGTCAGCCATTCCGAGCGCACCTCGACCCAGGGCCGGGCGGGCCCGCACAGCCTGTTCGGCATCCAGACCTGGATCGCGCTGCCCGAGGACCGCGAGGACATGGACCCGACCTTCGAGCATCACGGCAAGGACACGCTGCCCCGGATCGAGGCCGAGGGCGTCGAGGCCAGGCTGATCCTGGGCCATGCCTATGGCGAGCGGGCGCCGGTGACGCTGTATTCGGACACCTTCTACCTGGACGTGGTCCTGCAACCCGGCGCGCGCTTCCCGCTGCCGGACGATCACGAGGACCGCGGGCTCTACATCACCCAGGGCTCGGTCGGCATCGCCGGGCAGGAATTCGAGGCCGGGCGGATGATGGTGTTCCGCCCCGGCGACCGCATCACTGTGGCTGCCGGGCCTCGGGGCGCGCGGCTGATGGCGCTGGGCGGGGCGACGATGAACGGGCCGCGCTATATCTGGTGGAATTTCGTGGCCTCGTCGCGCGAGCGGATCGAACATGCCAAGGCGGAATGGCGCGCGGCCGACTGGGGGCAGGGGCTGTTCGACCTGCCGCCGACCGACCGCGACGAATTCATCCCGCTGCCGGATCGCTAG
- a CDS encoding helix-turn-helix domain-containing protein produces MAESIQKEDWERFRALGSVPPSIREIVLRSWVRSRDSVGLRGLKCAPSVADDELRAIRQRNHRLRRAARDAVARAGYMLDGAGAMLLLCDRSGMVLDATGDARVRSRGAENHLHPGGRWDERAIGTNAIGTALHLGQPVSIAGVEHFCEEIQRWSCAAAPVRDPMTKRILGAVDISAPSDENLRQGAALSVSLAMQIEDALRLLGLQEHQILIDRLLARRGRGGEELLLLDRYGNRVWASENFARIEERISAGGRVLDELAASPAPGDESDPRALAGRMREALPEADVNLISENGEALGLMLAFASQRPRQAAAQAGLAAIAETGPALAAICAEALELVKSGVPLLIKGAVGSGKETLARALHAAGPLAQLPLEVVDCSLLDAEGLRAAQGGLAGAAGGMLARLAETGGTLVLDEPAETPLGVQALLAQALAHLGRESGVPVQFISLSSVPLSERLAAGALRADLHFRLSGAVLRLPALAERRADLEPLARRFSDLYSDRRKGSVLRFTPAAMLRLQTHGWPGNLRELRNLIEALSATSFSRLIDVADLPQAIAQGPGKARDDTLRDRERAEILDALAQCGGNMTETARRLGISRSTLYLKLEQYGVPRSRRG; encoded by the coding sequence ATGGCTGAGAGCATCCAGAAGGAGGACTGGGAACGCTTTCGCGCCTTGGGGAGCGTGCCCCCAAGCATTCGCGAAATCGTGCTCAGGTCTTGGGTCAGATCACGGGACAGCGTCGGGCTGAGGGGGCTGAAATGCGCGCCCTCGGTCGCGGATGACGAATTGCGCGCCATCCGTCAGCGCAACCACCGGCTGCGGCGGGCGGCGCGGGATGCGGTGGCGCGGGCGGGCTACATGCTGGACGGCGCCGGGGCCATGCTGCTGCTCTGCGACCGGTCGGGCATGGTGCTGGACGCCACCGGCGACGCCCGTGTCCGGTCCCGAGGCGCGGAAAACCACCTGCATCCGGGCGGGCGCTGGGACGAGCGCGCCATCGGCACCAATGCGATCGGCACCGCGCTGCATCTGGGCCAGCCCGTCAGCATCGCCGGGGTCGAGCATTTCTGCGAAGAGATCCAGCGCTGGTCCTGCGCCGCGGCTCCGGTTCGCGACCCCATGACAAAGCGTATCCTGGGCGCGGTCGATATCTCGGCGCCTTCGGATGAAAACCTGCGCCAAGGTGCGGCGCTGTCGGTCAGCCTGGCCATGCAGATCGAGGACGCGCTGCGTCTGCTGGGCCTGCAGGAGCACCAGATCCTGATCGACCGCTTGCTGGCGCGGCGCGGGCGCGGCGGCGAGGAGCTGCTGCTTCTGGACCGCTACGGCAACCGGGTCTGGGCCAGCGAGAACTTCGCCCGCATCGAAGAGCGCATCAGCGCCGGCGGGCGCGTGCTGGATGAGCTTGCCGCCAGCCCCGCCCCGGGCGATGAAAGCGATCCCCGCGCGCTGGCCGGGCGGATGCGCGAGGCGCTGCCCGAGGCCGATGTGAACCTGATCTCGGAAAACGGCGAGGCCCTGGGGCTGATGCTGGCCTTTGCCAGCCAGCGTCCGCGCCAGGCCGCGGCGCAGGCCGGGCTTGCCGCCATCGCCGAAACCGGCCCGGCGCTGGCCGCGATCTGCGCCGAGGCGCTGGAGCTGGTGAAAAGCGGGGTTCCCCTGCTGATCAAGGGCGCGGTCGGCAGCGGCAAGGAAACCCTGGCCCGCGCGCTGCATGCCGCGGGTCCGCTGGCGCAACTGCCGCTGGAGGTGGTGGATTGCAGCCTGCTGGATGCCGAGGGCCTGCGCGCAGCGCAGGGCGGTCTTGCCGGTGCGGCGGGCGGCATGCTGGCCCGGCTGGCCGAAACCGGGGGCACGCTGGTTCTGGACGAGCCGGCCGAGACGCCGCTCGGGGTGCAGGCGCTGCTGGCCCAGGCGCTGGCACATCTGGGCCGCGAATCCGGGGTGCCGGTGCAGTTCATCAGCCTGTCCTCGGTCCCGCTGTCCGAGCGCCTGGCGGCCGGCGCGCTGCGGGCGGATCTGCATTTCCGCCTGTCCGGCGCCGTCCTGCGCCTGCCGGCCCTGGCCGAGCGCCGGGCCGACCTGGAGCCGCTGGCAAGACGGTTCTCGGACCTGTATTCGGACCGGCGCAAGGGCAGCGTCCTGCGCTTTACCCCCGCCGCCATGCTGCGCCTGCAGACCCATGGCTGGCCGGGAAACCTGCGCGAATTGCGCAATCTGATCGAGGCGCTGTCGGCCACCTCGTTCAGCCGGCTGATCGACGTGGCCGACCTGCCGCAGGCCATCGCGCAGGGGCCGGGCAAGGCGCGCGACGACACCCTGCGCGATCGCGAGCGGGCCGAGATCCTGGATGCCCTGGCGCAATGCGGCGGCAATATGACCGAGACGGCGCGGCGGCTGGGGATCTCGCGCTCGACGCTGTATCTCAAGCTGGAACAATACGGCGTGCCGCGCAGCCGTCGCGGCTGA
- a CDS encoding GntP family permease: MNAVEPVYGTPVLLMIAAGAVLLLLVLIMRFRLHAFVALVLVSLVTAMIAGIPMGKVISTLLEGFGSTLATVALLVGFGAMIGRLLEVTGGAQVLADRLINQFGAERAPLALGVASLLFGFPIFFDAGLVVMLPIIFSVALRFGGSVLLYALPAAGAFAVMHALVPPHPGPVAAGDLLGADIGLLLIVGLVVAIPTWFLGSYLFSKWAGHRFVLPVPQILGATEAKHDRVPPSFGTVLFVLLLPLALIFLNTGLNTLATMGAIDAEAGWVTVLRLIGQTSVALLITVIAAMALLGKGRDAAEVEKLMDGALGPICAIILVTGAGGMFGGVLRASGIGQALAGSLDSVGMPLIVAAFVIATALRVAQGSATVALTTTAGLIAPTVAATTGLSELDRCFLVIAIAGGATVLSHFNDSGFWLVGRFLNMDEKTTLKTWTVMETLLGGIAFGFALLGWWLL, translated from the coding sequence ATGAACGCGGTTGAACCCGTTTATGGCACCCCGGTGCTGCTCATGATTGCGGCGGGCGCGGTCCTGCTGCTTCTGGTCCTGATCATGCGCTTCCGGCTGCATGCCTTCGTGGCGCTGGTGCTGGTCAGCCTGGTCACGGCCATGATCGCCGGCATCCCGATGGGTAAGGTCATTTCGACGCTGCTCGAGGGCTTCGGCTCGACGCTGGCGACGGTGGCGCTGCTCGTGGGCTTCGGCGCGATGATCGGCCGGCTGCTGGAGGTCACCGGCGGCGCGCAGGTGCTGGCCGACCGGCTGATCAACCAGTTCGGCGCCGAGCGCGCGCCGCTGGCCCTGGGCGTGGCCTCGCTGCTGTTCGGCTTTCCGATCTTCTTCGACGCCGGGCTGGTGGTCATGCTGCCGATCATCTTCAGCGTGGCGCTGCGCTTCGGCGGCTCGGTGCTGCTTTACGCGCTGCCGGCGGCCGGGGCCTTCGCGGTCATGCACGCCCTGGTGCCGCCGCACCCCGGCCCGGTCGCGGCCGGCGACCTGCTGGGCGCGGACATCGGGCTTCTGCTGATCGTCGGGCTGGTGGTGGCGATCCCGACCTGGTTCCTGGGCAGCTATCTGTTCAGCAAATGGGCCGGGCATCGCTTCGTGCTGCCGGTGCCCCAGATCCTGGGCGCGACCGAGGCGAAGCACGACCGCGTGCCGCCCAGCTTCGGCACGGTGCTGTTCGTGCTGCTGCTGCCGCTGGCGCTGATCTTCCTGAACACCGGGCTGAACACGCTGGCGACCATGGGCGCGATCGATGCCGAGGCGGGCTGGGTCACGGTGCTGCGGCTGATCGGCCAGACCTCGGTGGCGCTGCTGATCACCGTCATCGCCGCCATGGCGCTGCTGGGCAAGGGCCGCGACGCGGCCGAGGTCGAGAAGCTGATGGACGGCGCGCTGGGGCCGATCTGCGCCATCATCCTGGTGACTGGCGCCGGCGGCATGTTCGGCGGCGTCTTGCGCGCCAGCGGCATCGGCCAGGCCCTGGCCGGTAGCCTCGACAGCGTCGGCATGCCGCTGATCGTCGCGGCCTTCGTGATCGCGACCGCGCTGCGGGTGGCGCAGGGCTCGGCCACGGTGGCGCTGACCACCACCGCCGGGCTGATCGCGCCGACCGTCGCCGCGACCACCGGCCTGTCCGAACTGGACCGCTGCTTCCTGGTCATCGCCATCGCCGGCGGCGCGACCGTGCTGAGCCATTTCAACGATTCGGGCTTCTGGCTGGTCGGGCGCTTTCTGAACATGGACGAAAAGACCACGCTGAAGACCTGGACGGTGATGGAGACGCTGCTGGGCGGCATCGCCTTCGGCTTTGCCCTGCTGGGCTGGTGGCTGCTGTGA
- a CDS encoding winged helix-turn-helix domain-containing protein: MMPSPTGVPVQTPEMEPPQRILFVEDDRKLSAFLCRLPAAASPSQDGAARQIGFDGWLLDLDARVLRDARGRAQSLTTQEFNLLSVLAQRPGRVLSRDQLLDLTVSRNWAPYDRSVDVMIGTTAPLVLKLVRRWLVRCRCPTPG; encoded by the coding sequence ATGATGCCCAGCCCGACCGGTGTGCCGGTCCAGACGCCCGAGATGGAACCGCCGCAGCGCATTCTCTTCGTCGAGGATGACCGCAAGCTCAGCGCTTTCCTGTGCCGCCTGCCCGCGGCCGCGAGCCCGTCGCAGGATGGTGCGGCGCGGCAGATCGGCTTCGACGGCTGGCTGCTGGACCTCGACGCCCGCGTGCTGCGGGACGCGCGGGGCAGGGCGCAGAGCCTGACCACGCAGGAGTTCAACCTGCTCAGCGTGCTGGCGCAGCGGCCCGGCCGGGTGCTGAGCCGCGACCAGCTGCTGGACCTGACCGTCAGCCGCAACTGGGCGCCCTATGACCGCTCGGTCGATGTGATGATCGGCACGACCGCGCCGCTGGTGCTGAAACTGGTGCGCCGCTGGCTTGTTCGATGCCGTTGCCCGACGCCTGGATGA
- a CDS encoding 2'-5' RNA ligase family protein, which translates to MDKSQPLPPAGPAHKIFFAAVPPEPVAARMAEVWRLSGMSAPLRRRVLHMTIQMVAEAEIVDAALAGFLSRPMQDFRFPAFDITFDRIANFGSRAARRRPLVFTTRGQEATPNALARAIRRRFAPSGWPLPAMYVTPHVTAAYGRALPESLRLVPPIHWHVDELVLIDSLQGLTTHLPLARWRLDEA; encoded by the coding sequence ATGGACAAGTCGCAGCCGCTCCCCCCGGCCGGGCCCGCGCACAAGATCTTCTTCGCCGCCGTGCCGCCCGAGCCGGTGGCGGCGCGCATGGCCGAGGTCTGGCGCCTCAGCGGCATGTCCGCGCCCTTGCGGCGGCGGGTGCTGCACATGACCATCCAGATGGTCGCCGAAGCCGAGATCGTCGATGCGGCGCTGGCCGGGTTCCTGAGCCGGCCGATGCAGGATTTCCGCTTTCCCGCCTTCGACATCACCTTCGACCGCATCGCCAATTTCGGCAGCCGCGCGGCGCGGCGCCGGCCGCTGGTGTTTACCACCCGCGGCCAGGAGGCGACGCCGAACGCCTTGGCCCGTGCCATCCGCCGCCGCTTCGCGCCTTCCGGCTGGCCCTTGCCGGCGATGTATGTCACGCCCCATGTCACCGCCGCCTATGGCCGGGCGCTGCCGGAATCGCTGCGGCTGGTGCCGCCGATCCATTGGCATGTCGACGAGCTGGTGCTGATCGACAGCCTGCAGGGGCTGACCACGCACCTGCCCCTGGCCCGCTGGCGGCTGGACGAGGCCTGA
- a CDS encoding AAA family ATPase — protein sequence MYTHEDLAKLQAQSLKMQGWIRRQTFSPASEKTLRRFSSWEVAELIFRINQSTFRGKLAADPNLPLGEVEEDGRQRWFSLDEINELRRRVRINRKTLMPYRPEGKRAFRAAIANFKGGAGKSTVALHFAHAAALDGYRVLVVDFDPQATLSHSMGLTDVGEDHTVWGIMARDLERETDRMNNAAAGAESGTALPRRKLPTSIRAMGLGSLRPADFIKPTAWSTIDIVPSCANAAFVEFASAQYRHLNPEWTFFGAVSRFLDSLADDAYDLILFDCPPAIGYQSMNAVFAADMLYIPSGPGYWEYDSTTSFIGQLSEALEDLAHGFDNFPTGKIKLPKAFADIRFLMTRYEPSNELHQAMFGAFKQVFGEHMAEHPIELTRAVEQSGRFLSSIYEIDYREMTRGTWRRARATFDQAYEEFRTRLVAAWDKLEGEA from the coding sequence ATGTATACGCATGAAGACCTCGCCAAGCTGCAGGCGCAATCGCTGAAGATGCAGGGCTGGATCCGGCGCCAGACCTTCAGCCCGGCCAGTGAGAAGACCCTGCGGCGGTTCTCGAGCTGGGAGGTGGCCGAGCTGATCTTTCGCATCAACCAGTCGACCTTTCGCGGCAAGCTGGCCGCCGACCCGAACCTTCCCCTCGGGGAAGTCGAGGAGGACGGCCGCCAGCGTTGGTTCTCGCTGGACGAGATCAACGAGCTGCGCCGGCGGGTGCGGATCAACCGCAAGACGCTGATGCCCTATCGCCCGGAGGGCAAGCGCGCCTTTCGCGCCGCCATCGCCAATTTCAAGGGCGGCGCCGGCAAGTCGACGGTGGCGCTGCATTTCGCCCATGCCGCGGCGCTGGACGGCTATCGCGTGCTGGTGGTCGACTTCGACCCGCAGGCGACGCTGAGCCATTCCATGGGCCTGACCGACGTCGGCGAGGACCATACCGTCTGGGGCATCATGGCCCGCGACCTGGAGCGCGAGACGGACCGCATGAACAATGCCGCCGCCGGCGCCGAGTCGGGGACCGCCCTGCCCCGCCGCAAGCTGCCGACCTCGATCCGCGCCATGGGCCTGGGCAGCCTGCGCCCGGCCGATTTCATCAAGCCGACCGCCTGGTCCACCATCGACATCGTGCCGAGCTGCGCCAACGCCGCCTTCGTCGAGTTCGCCAGCGCGCAATACCGGCACCTGAACCCGGAATGGACCTTCTTCGGCGCGGTGTCGCGCTTCCTGGATAGCCTGGCGGACGACGCCTATGACCTGATCCTGTTCGACTGCCCGCCGGCCATCGGTTACCAGTCGATGAATGCGGTCTTTGCCGCCGACATGCTCTATATCCCGTCGGGGCCCGGCTATTGGGAATACGACTCGACCACCAGCTTCATCGGCCAGCTCTCCGAGGCGCTGGAGGACCTGGCGCATGGCTTCGACAACTTCCCCACGGGGAAGATCAAGCTGCCCAAGGCCTTTGCCGACATCCGCTTCCTGATGACGCGCTATGAGCCCTCGAACGAGCTGCACCAGGCGATGTTCGGCGCCTTCAAGCAGGTCTTCGGCGAGCATATGGCCGAGCATCCGATCGAACTGACCCGGGCGGTGGAGCAGTCGGGCCGCTTCCTGTCCTCGATCTACGAGATCGACTATCGCGAGATGACGCGCGGCACCTGGCGCCGGGCGCGCGCCACTTTCGACCAGGCCTATGAGGAGTTCCGCACGCGCCTGGTCGCGGCCTGGGACAAGCTGGAGGGTGAGGCATGA
- a CDS encoding gluconokinase: protein MSAPMHIVVMGVSGSGKSTTGGALAEVLGWRFIEGDSFHPRANVEKMAAGIPLTDADRAPWLQALAAEFARNEAAGESSVMGCSALKRSYRDILRSGAPRVRFLHVHGTRAILEERLAHREGHFFPAKLLDSQLATLEMLGPDEDGVVVDMALPVEEQVALALRLLGLTSQAA, encoded by the coding sequence GTGAGCGCGCCGATGCATATCGTCGTCATGGGCGTGTCCGGCAGCGGGAAAAGCACCACCGGCGGCGCGCTGGCCGAGGTGCTGGGCTGGCGCTTCATCGAGGGCGACAGCTTCCACCCGCGCGCCAATGTCGAGAAGATGGCGGCCGGCATCCCCCTGACCGACGCGGACCGCGCGCCCTGGCTGCAGGCGCTGGCGGCGGAGTTCGCCCGCAATGAGGCGGCCGGGGAAAGCTCGGTCATGGGCTGTTCGGCGCTGAAGCGCAGCTATCGCGACATCCTGCGCAGCGGCGCGCCCCGGGTGCGGTTCCTGCATGTGCATGGCACGCGGGCCATCCTGGAAGAGCGGCTGGCGCATCGCGAGGGGCATTTCTTCCCGGCGAAGCTGCTCGATTCGCAGCTTGCGACGCTGGAGATGCTGGGCCCGGACGAGGACGGCGTCGTCGTCGACATGGCGCTGCCGGTCGAGGAGCAGGTCGCGCTGGCCCTGCGCCTGTTGGGGCTGACGTCGCAGGCGGCGTGA
- a CDS encoding FCD domain-containing protein produces MGDENRTAAEATARHIEDLILEGSLRPGDPLLAERELALRLEVSRPTLRQGLKLLEQRGLLVADPGGGRRVAPLATSFTDPLVALMASRVEVVEDYLELRATLEGMAAGLAARRASDLDRETLAGCMRRIEAAHDAADPRAEAEADVDLHVALYEASHNVVLLQIMRALSGMLRRGVFHNRDKLYARAEVREVLRRQHRAIHDGVMARDPLAASAAAEAHMRYTRQALAEIAAAEARLDVSLRRIEGGSLTPR; encoded by the coding sequence ATGGGCGACGAGAACCGGACGGCGGCCGAGGCTACGGCGCGCCATATCGAGGATCTGATCCTCGAGGGCTCGCTGCGGCCGGGCGATCCGCTGCTGGCCGAGCGCGAGCTGGCGCTGCGGCTCGAGGTCTCGCGCCCGACGCTGCGCCAGGGGCTGAAGCTGCTGGAGCAGCGCGGCCTGTTGGTCGCGGATCCCGGCGGCGGGCGCCGGGTGGCGCCGCTTGCGACCAGCTTCACCGATCCGCTGGTCGCGCTGATGGCCTCGCGCGTCGAGGTGGTCGAGGACTATCTGGAACTGCGCGCCACGCTGGAGGGCATGGCGGCGGGCCTGGCCGCGCGCCGCGCCAGCGACCTGGACCGCGAGACCCTGGCCGGCTGCATGCGGCGCATCGAGGCCGCCCACGATGCCGCCGACCCGCGCGCCGAGGCCGAGGCGGATGTCGATCTGCATGTCGCGCTTTACGAGGCCAGCCACAATGTCGTGCTGCTGCAGATCATGCGGGCGCTGTCGGGGATGCTGCGGCGCGGCGTGTTCCACAACCGCGACAAGCTCTATGCCCGGGCCGAGGTGCGCGAGGTGCTGCGGCGCCAGCACCGTGCCATCCATGACGGCGTGATGGCGCGCGACCCGCTGGCGGCCTCGGCCGCGGCCGAGGCGCATATGCGCTATACCCGCCAGGCGCTGGCCGAGATCGCCGCCGCCGAGGCGCGGCTGGACGTGTCGCTGCGCCGGATCGAGGGCGGCAGCCTGACCCCGCGCTGA
- a CDS encoding DnaA N-terminal domain-containing protein — MQVIRAVGREAAAKKYDLLSAMMAHGLAGDKHRQRLILRLMVLITTRYNWQRDELTIGQREIARLWCVDERTVKREMAKLRALGWLEIKQQGARGRVSVLGLNLDRILLDTKPEWDNIGPDFVARIGGESAPPASNVVPLHRAEPALPAEPGSLWGEARARLAEEDRALFDAWFAGLTEAGVAGDCLTLFAPSRFHASYVETHLIERLRIAVRRSDGRIAKVRVLGP; from the coding sequence ATGCAGGTGATCCGCGCCGTCGGTCGTGAGGCCGCGGCCAAGAAATATGATTTGCTCAGCGCGATGATGGCGCATGGGCTCGCCGGCGACAAGCATCGCCAGCGGCTGATCCTGCGCCTGATGGTCCTCATCACCACGCGCTACAACTGGCAGCGCGACGAACTGACCATCGGCCAGCGCGAGATCGCCCGGCTGTGGTGCGTCGACGAACGCACGGTGAAACGCGAGATGGCCAAGCTGCGCGCGCTCGGCTGGCTCGAGATCAAGCAGCAGGGCGCGCGCGGCCGCGTCTCGGTGCTGGGGCTGAACCTCGACCGCATCCTGCTGGACACCAAGCCGGAATGGGACAACATCGGCCCCGATTTCGTCGCCCGCATCGGCGGCGAGAGCGCGCCTCCCGCCAGCAATGTCGTGCCGTTGCACCGCGCCGAACCGGCCCTGCCGGCCGAACCCGGCAGCCTCTGGGGCGAGGCCCGGGCGCGGCTCGCCGAAGAGGATCGCGCGCTGTTCGACGCCTGGTTCGCCGGCCTGACCGAGGCGGGCGTCGCCGGCGACTGCCTGACGCTCTTTGCCCCCAGCCGCTTTCACGCCAGCTATGTCGAGACGCATCTGATCGAGCGGCTGCGCATCGCCGTGCGCCGCAGCGACGGCCGCATCGCGAAAGTGCGCGTGCTGGGTCCGTGA